In one window of Toxotes jaculatrix isolate fToxJac2 chromosome 10, fToxJac2.pri, whole genome shotgun sequence DNA:
- the LOC121188178 gene encoding protocadherin alpha-3-like produces MEQRGRHTWRERTKWITYIMVLVTFWSRASGQVRYSIAEEVKEGSVVGNIAKDLGLDKSTLKERGYRIVYSSTEPPFRVNQDDGILYVNRKIDREEVCDRSKLCVIDLKTVLENPLEVHYVAVEILDVNDHAPSFPESEKMLEIFESALPGARFQLQAARDADSGSLSVQQYKLSSNEHFRLEVKDRGEDRKTPSLVLQKPLDRESVKTHVLLLTATDGGKPPRSGNMTITVDVSDVNDNPPVFTQDSYHVQLKENSPYGTTVIHVNATDLDEGSNGEVVYSFGNDVDARVRARFNLDPVTGVVTVAGAIDFEESGRYEIDIQASDKGAATLTTDKTVIINIVDVNDNAPEIEVTSFSRALPEDSKPGTTVALISVKDSDSGLNGKVMCHISQSLPFLLTPSLQNNMYSLVTKLLLDREQQSQYNVTIIAKDAGEPSLSSEKTIKIVVSDVNDNSPEFSQNPYTFYITENNKPGASILSVTARDDDEGSNALISYHILRDRGGDNLFTSFLNINSENGDIMALKSFDFETLKTFHFHVVASDSGTPSLSSNVTVNVFILDQNDNAPVILYPLSSNGSAEGVEEIPRNVNAGHLVTKVRAYDADIGYNGWLLFSLQEVTDHSLFALDRYTGQIRTLRSFTETDEAEHKLLVLVKDNGNVSLSATATVIVKVVEPKEAFAASDVKTSAKVDEDDNVTFYLMITLGSVSVLFLISIIVLIAMQCSKSTDYTSKYLQETNYDGTLCHSIQYRSGDKRYMLVGPRMSIGSTIVPGSHANTLVLPDRRRTSEEVSLF; encoded by the coding sequence TACATAATGGTTTTGGTTACGTTTTGGAGCAGAGCTTCGGGGCAAGTACGATATTCTATCGCTGAGGAAGTGAAAGAAGGAAGTGTTGTTGGAAATATTGCGAAGGATTTAGGTCTCGATAAGAGCACGCTGAAAGAGAGGGGGTACCGTATTGTCTACAGCTCGACAGAGCCTCCCTTTCGAGTGAATCAGGACGACGGTATCTTGTATGTGAACCGAAAAAttgacagagaggaagtgtgCGACCGGAGCAAGCTTTGCGTAATCGACTTAAAAACCGTGTTAGAAAACCCACTGGAGGTCCACTATGTAGCGGTGGAGATTCTGGATGTAAACGACCACGCACCAAGCTTCCCCGAAAGTGAAAAGATGTTGGAGATTTTTGAATCTGCATTACCGGGAGCAAGATTTCAGTTACAGGCTGCGCGTGATGCTGATAGTGGCTCATTATCCGTTCAGCAGTATAAGCTGAGTAGTAATGAACATTTTCGTTTGGAGGTGAAAGACCGCGGAGAGGACCGTAAGACTCCTAGTTTAGTTCTCCAAAAACCACTTGATAGAGAATCCGTCAAGACTCATGTGTTACTTTTGACAGCCACTGATGGAGGTAAACCTCCAAGGTCCGGTAACATGACAATAACTGTTGATGTCTCCGATGTTAATGATAACCCCCCAGTTTTCACACAGGATTCCTATCATGTACAGTTAAAGGAAAATTCTCCTTACGGCACCACTGTTATTCATGTAAATGCAACAGATCTGGATGAAGGTTCAAATGGTGAAGTTGTATATTCATTTGGTAATGATGTGGATGCACGTGTGCGTGCACGTTTTAATTTAGATCCAGTGACTGGAGTGGTTACTGTAGCGGGAGCCATAGATTTCGAAGAGAGTGGTAGATATGAGATTGACATCCAGGCATCAGACAAAGGTGCGGCTACACTGACAACAGATAAAACCGTCATAATAAATATTGTTGACGTAAACGACAACGCGCCAGAGATTGAGGTGACGTCTTTTTCACGTGCGCTCCCGGAAGATTCAAAACCAGGAACCACAGTGGCGTTGATTAGTGTTAAAGACTCAGATTCTGGTCTCAATGGAAAAGTGATGTGTCACATAAGCCAAAGTCTTCCTTTTCTGCTCACTCCATCTTTACAGAATAACATGTATTCTCTAGTAACTAAACTGCTTTTGGATCGAGAGCAGCAATCGCAATATAATGTAACAATTATCGCTAAAGACGCAGGCGAACCATCCTTATCATCagaaaaaactataaaaatagTTGTGTCAGATGTGAATGATAACAGCCCTGAGTTTTCACAGAACCCATACACTTTCTACATAACTGAGAATAACAAGCCGGGAGCGTCTATTTTATCAGTGACAGCCCGTGATGATGACGAGGGAAGCAATGCTCTTATTTCATATCATATTTTGAGAGATAGGGGAGGAGATAATCTGTTTACTTCATTTCTCAACATCAACTCTGAAAATGGAGACATTATGGCGCTgaaaagttttgactttgaaacactgaaaactttccACTTCCACGTTGTTGCGTCAGATTCTGGAACTCCGTCACTGAGCAGCAACGTCACAGTCAACGTGTTCATTCTGGATCAGAACGACAACGCTCCAGTCATCCTCTATCCACTCAGCTCTAACGGTTCTGCTGAAGGTGTGGAGGAGATTCCCCGCAATGTCAACGCAGGACACTTGGTGACTAAAGTCAGAGCCTATGACGCTGATATAGGATATAACGGCTGGTTACtcttttcactgcaggaagTTACTGACCACAGTCTCTTTGCTTTGGACCGCTACACAGGACAGATCAGAACACTTCGctcattcacagagacagacgaggCTGAGCACAAACTGCTCGTACTGGTCAAAGACAATGGCAACGTCTCACTCTCAGCAACAGCTACTGTCATCGTCAAAGTTGTGGAGCCCAAAGAGGCTTTTGCAGCTTCTGATGTTAAAACTTCAGCAAAAGTTGACGAGGATGATAACGTGACTTTTTACTTGATGATAACTTTGGGctcagtgtctgtgctttttctcatcagtatcattgtgcTGATTGCAATGCAGTGCTCAAAGTCCACTGACTATACTTCTAAATATCTACAAGAGACTAATTATGATGGGACACTGTGTCACAGCATCCAGTACAGATCTGGAGACAAACGCTACATGTTAGTTGGACCCAGAATGAGTATAGGATCTACTATAGTCCCTGGCAGCCACGCGAATACACTAGTGCTTCCTGACAGGAGGAGAACATCTGAAGAGGTAAGCTTATTCTGA